Proteins from one Bacteroidales bacterium genomic window:
- a CDS encoding FadR/GntR family transcriptional regulator produces the protein MDDIFQNIGNKLTLSQRIERTLENAIREKKLPVGSKLPTEREMCESFGVSRTALREALRRLSARGLISIQKGSGMYVSEILIEDAIDTLNLYYDLKFDKNLLSQIIEVRCIFEPEIARLAALNRTSRDIDELSRNLKEFELCDPDNTQKEADLDNHFHLAITKATLNPIVQITMEPIYSLLPRMRNYIYGNIEGEKTHTLKSHQALVDALRKKEGKEAHSIMREHLERTREIYDLHLDPDFN, from the coding sequence ATGGATGATATTTTTCAAAATATTGGAAACAAGCTCACCCTGAGTCAGCGCATCGAACGAACGCTCGAGAATGCCATCAGGGAGAAAAAACTTCCGGTAGGTTCTAAACTGCCCACTGAGCGTGAGATGTGTGAATCTTTTGGGGTAAGCAGGACCGCTTTAAGGGAGGCATTAAGACGCCTGAGTGCCCGTGGATTGATAAGCATTCAGAAAGGAAGCGGGATGTATGTCAGCGAAATCCTTATTGAGGACGCCATCGATACACTGAATCTCTACTACGATTTGAAATTCGATAAGAACCTTCTCTCGCAGATCATTGAGGTGAGGTGTATTTTTGAACCGGAAATTGCCAGACTGGCAGCCCTGAACAGGACCAGCAGGGATATCGATGAGCTAAGCAGGAACCTGAAAGAGTTCGAACTCTGCGATCCCGATAACACACAAAAGGAGGCTGATCTGGACAATCACTTTCACCTGGCCATTACCAAGGCCACCCTGAATCCCATTGTCCAGATTACCATGGAACCTATCTACTCTTTACTCCCCCGGATGAGGAACTATATTTACGGGAATATTGAAGGGGAGAAGACTCATACCCTGAAATCGCACCAGGCTCTGGTCGATGCCCTCCGGAAAAAAGAGGGTAAGGAGGCCCATTCGATCATGAGAGAGCACCTGGAGCGGACCCGGGAGATTTATGATCTCCACCTGGACCCGGATTTTAACTGA